A part of Oryctolagus cuniculus chromosome 15, mOryCun1.1, whole genome shotgun sequence genomic DNA contains:
- the RBP4 gene encoding retinol-binding protein 4 isoform X1, whose translation MEWVWALVLLAALGSGRAERDCRVSSFRVKENFDKARFAGTWYAMAKKDPEGLFLQDNIVAEFSVDENGHMSATAKGRVRLLNNWDVCADMVGTFTDTEDPAKFKMKYWGVASFLQRGNDDHWIIDTDYDTFAVQYSCRLLNFDGTCADSYSFVFSRDPHGLPPDVQKLVRQRQEELCLSRQYRLIVHNGYCDDKSVRNLL comes from the exons ATGGAGTGGGTGTGGGCGCTCGTGCTGCTGGCGGCGCTGGGAAGCGGCCGGGCGGAGCGCGACTGCCGAGTGAGCAGCTTCCGAGTCAAGGAGAACTTCGACAAGGCTCGC TTCGCGGGTACCTGGTATGCCATGGCCAAGAAGGACCCCGAGGGGCTCTTTCTGCAGGACAACATCGTCGCCGAGTTCTCCGTGGACGAGAACGGCCACATGAGCGCCACGGCCAAGGGCCGCGTCCGTCTCCTGAA TAACTGGGACGTGTGCGCGGACATGGTGGGCACCTTCACAGACACCGAAGACCCTGCCAAGTTCAAGATGAAGTACTGGGGCGTGGCCTCCTTTCTCCAGAGAGGAA ACGATGACCACTGGATCATCGACACGGACTACGACACGTTCGCTGTGCAGTACTCCTGCCGCCTCCTCAACTTCGACGGCACCTGCGCAGACAGCTACTCCTTCGTGTTCTCCCGGGACCCCCACGGCCTGCCCCCGGACGTGCAGAAGCTGGTGAGGCAGCGGCAGGAGGAGCTGTGCCTGAGCCGGCAGTACAGGCTGATCGTGCACAACG GTTACTGTGACGACAAATCCGTCAGAAACCTGTTGTAG
- the FFAR4 gene encoding free fatty acid receptor 4, with protein sequence MAFECAQTAGAGALRSLEPINRTRFPFFSDVKGDHRLVLSVVETIVLSLIFAVSLVGNVCALVLVARRRRRGATACLVLNLFCADLLFAVAIPPVLAVRWTEAWLLGRAACHLLFYVMSLSGSVTILTLAAVSLERMVCIVRLQHGVRGPGRRARAALLAFIWGYSALAALPLFVFFQVVQQRLPGADQEMPICTLVWPSVAGEISWDVSFVTLNFLVPGLVIVISYSKILQITKASRKRLTVSLAYSESHQIRVSQQDFRLFRTLFLLMVSFFIMWSPIIITILLILIQNFQQDLVIWPSLFFWVVAFTFANSALNPILYNMSLFRNEWRKTFCCFLFPEKGALFTDTSARKNDLSVISS encoded by the exons ATGGCCTTTGAGTGCGCGCAGACGGCGGGCGCTGGCGCCCTGCGCAGCCTGGAGCCAATCAACCGTACACGCTTCCCCTTCTTCTCCGACGTCAAGGGCGACCACCGGCTGGTGCTGAGCGTGGTGGAGACGATCGTGCTGTCGCTGATCTTCGCGGTGTCGCTGGTGGGCAACGTGTGCGCGCTGGTGCTGGTGGCCCGCCGACGGCGCCGCGGAGCCACCGCTTGCCTGGTGCTCAACCTTTTCTGCGCGGACCTGCTCTTTGCTGTCGCCATCCCGCCGGTGCTGGCCGTGCGCTGGACAgaggcctggctgctgggccGCGCCGCCTGCCACCTGCTCTTCTACGTGATGAGCCTGAGCGGCAGCGTCACCATCCTCACGCTGGCCGCTGTCAGTCTGGAGCGCATGGTGTGCATCGTGCGCCTGCAGCACGGCGTGCGGGGTccggggcggcgggcgcgggctgCGCTGCTGGCCTTCATCTGGGGCTACTCGGCGCTCGCCGCGCTGCCCCTCTTCGTCTTCTTCCAGGTGGTCCAGCAGCGCCTCCCCGGCGCCGACCAG GAGATGCCGATTTGCACCCTGGTTTGGCCCAGCGTTGCTGGAGAAATCTCCTGGGATGTGTCTTTTGTCACCTTGAACTTCTTGGTGCCAGGACTGGTCATCGTGATCAGCTACTCCAAGATTTTACAG ATCACCAAGGCATCCAGGAAGAGACTGACGGTGAGCCTGGCGTACTCGGAGAGCCACCAGATCCGCGTGTCGCAGCAGGACTTCCGGCTCTTCCGCACGCTCTTCCTGCTCATGGTCTCCTTCTTCATCATGTGGAGccccatcatcatcaccatcctgCTCATCTTGATCCAGAACTTCCAGCAGGACCTGGTCATCTGGCCGTCTCTCTTCTTCTGGGTGGTGGCCTTCACCTTCGCCAACTCGGCCCTCAACCCCATTCTCTACAACATGTCCCTGTTCCGGAACGAATGGAGGAAaaccttctgctgcttcttgtTCCCAGAAAAGGGAGCCCTTTTCACAGACACGTCTGCCAGGAAAAATGACTTGTCTGTTATTTCCAGCTAG
- the RBP4 gene encoding retinol-binding protein 4 precursor (The RefSeq protein has 1 substitution compared to this genomic sequence) — MEWVWALVLLAALGSGRGERDCRVSSFRVKENFDKARFAGTWYAMAKKDPEGLFLQDNIVAEFSVDENGHMSATAKGRVRLLNNWDVCADMVGTFTDTEDPAKFKMKYWGVASFLQRGNDDHWIIDTDYDTFAVQYSCRLLNFDGTCADSYSFVFSRDPHGLPPDVQKLVRQRQEELCLSRQYRLIVHNGYCDDKSVRNLL; from the exons ATGGAGTGGGTGTGGGCGCTCGTGCTGCTGGCGGCGCTGGGAAGCGGCCGGGCGGAGCGCGACTGCCGAGTGAGCAGCTTCCGAGTCAAGGAGAACTTCGACAAGGCTCGC TTCGCGGGTACCTGGTATGCCATGGCCAAGAAGGACCCCGAGGGGCTCTTTCTGCAGGACAACATCGTCGCCGAGTTCTCCGTGGACGAGAACGGCCACATGAGCGCCACGGCCAAGGGCCGCGTCCGTCTCCTGAA TAACTGGGACGTGTGCGCGGACATGGTGGGCACCTTCACAGACACCGAAGACCCTGCCAAGTTCAAGATGAAGTACTGGGGCGTGGCCTCCTTTCTCCAGAGAGGAA ACGATGACCACTGGATCATCGACACGGACTACGACACGTTCGCTGTGCAGTACTCCTGCCGCCTCCTCAACTTCGACGGCACCTGCGCAGACAGCTACTCCTTCGTGTTCTCCCGGGACCCCCACGGCCTGCCCCCGGACGTGCAGAAGCTGGTGAGGCAGCGGCAGGAGGAGCTGTGCCTGAGCCGGCAGTACAGGCTGATCGTGCACAACG GTTACTGTGACGACAAATCCGTCAGAAACCTGTTGTAG